One Candidatus Synechococcus calcipolaris G9 genomic window carries:
- a CDS encoding NAD-dependent 4,6-dehydratase LegB: protein MRILVTGADGFIGSHLTETLITQGYNVRAFVLYNSFNSWGWLDRLPKPIRDNLDVFAGDIRDPYGVKQAMKGCDCVLHLAALIAIPYSYHSPDTYIDTNVKGTLNVLQAARELGVQRLIQTSTSEVYGTAQFVPITEDHPLQGQSPYSATKIAADQLAYSFYTSFGLPVIILRPFNTYGPRQSARAVIPTIISQIAKGQRQIKLGAVSPTRDFNYVKDTVAGFIAALNADQGMGEVINIGSNFEISIGDTAHLIAEVMDTEIEIITDEERLRPEKSEVNRLWADNRKAQALLGWQPQYGGRDGFRRGLQETADWFTNPENLAAYQSDRYVI, encoded by the coding sequence AGGATTTTAGTTACAGGAGCAGATGGATTTATTGGCTCCCATTTGACCGAAACTCTAATTACTCAAGGATACAATGTTCGAGCTTTTGTCCTCTACAATTCCTTTAATTCCTGGGGTTGGCTCGATCGCCTGCCAAAACCAATCCGCGATAACTTAGATGTATTTGCCGGAGACATTCGGGATCCCTATGGTGTTAAACAGGCCATGAAAGGATGTGATTGTGTGCTTCACCTAGCGGCCCTGATTGCCATTCCCTATTCCTATCACTCACCAGATACCTACATTGATACCAATGTCAAAGGAACATTAAATGTACTCCAAGCCGCCCGAGAGCTAGGCGTTCAACGGCTCATTCAAACATCAACCAGTGAAGTCTACGGAACAGCCCAATTTGTACCCATCACTGAAGACCATCCCTTACAGGGCCAGTCCCCCTATTCCGCCACGAAGATCGCTGCGGATCAATTAGCCTATTCCTTCTATACCTCCTTTGGCTTGCCGGTGATCATATTGCGTCCCTTTAATACTTATGGGCCCCGCCAATCAGCTCGGGCTGTGATACCGACGATTATTAGCCAGATTGCTAAGGGGCAACGTCAAATTAAGCTCGGCGCGGTTTCACCGACACGGGATTTTAATTATGTTAAGGATACGGTTGCAGGCTTTATTGCTGCCCTAAATGCGGATCAGGGGATGGGTGAGGTGATTAATATCGGCAGTAACTTTGAAATTTCCATTGGCGATACCGCCCATTTGATTGCCGAAGTCATGGATACTGAAATTGAAATCATTACTGATGAAGAGCGTCTTCGACCTGAAAAATCCGAAGTCAACCGTCTTTGGGCTGATAATCGTAAAGCACAGGCATTGCTAGGGTGGCAACCTCAGTATGGGGGGCGTGATGGTTTTAGGCGGGGACTTCAGGAAACCGCTGACTGGTTTACAAACCCTGAAAATTTAGCTGCCTACCAAAGCGATCGCTATGTCATTTAG
- a CDS encoding LegC family aminotransferase yields the protein MDTLESNFLAALDQVLGKPSPFIPLHEPEFGGREREFLNHCIDSTFVSSVGQYVDQFEAQLAEFTGAKAAIAVVNGTAALHIALLLAGVTPGDEVLVPALSFVATANAVAHCGAIPHFVDSEFSTLGLDPLALQNYLERIAQVTPQGLINKLTQRRIAAIIPMHTYGHPVSLGPLLHVAKHYQLPVIEDAAESLGSTYQGTHTGTLGLAGILSFNGNKIITTGGGGAILTNHQDLANQAKHLTTTAKQPHRWEFFHDHVGWNYRLPNLNAALGCAQLMELPMFLEKKRQLAQAYQDIFKEIEGINFIHAPENCLSNYWLNTIQLTQPSREIRDRLLTIANDAGFQCRPTWTLLHRLPMYTHCPRAPLPVAEQLEVSLINLPSSPKLVTGLRD from the coding sequence GTGGATACTCTTGAGAGCAATTTTTTAGCCGCCCTAGACCAAGTCTTAGGAAAACCCAGTCCCTTTATCCCCCTCCATGAACCTGAATTTGGGGGCCGTGAGCGTGAATTTTTGAATCACTGCATTGACTCTACCTTTGTCTCATCGGTGGGTCAGTACGTGGATCAATTTGAAGCCCAGTTAGCTGAATTTACGGGGGCAAAGGCCGCGATCGCTGTTGTCAATGGTACCGCCGCCCTACATATTGCCCTACTCCTGGCAGGTGTGACTCCTGGAGATGAAGTCCTGGTGCCAGCCCTATCCTTTGTGGCCACTGCCAATGCCGTTGCCCATTGTGGAGCTATTCCCCACTTTGTCGATAGCGAGTTTTCTACCCTCGGCTTAGACCCCCTAGCCCTGCAAAATTACCTAGAGCGGATCGCTCAAGTAACGCCTCAAGGTCTGATCAATAAACTGACCCAACGCCGGATTGCGGCCATCATTCCCATGCACACCTATGGCCATCCCGTTTCCCTAGGCCCCTTACTTCACGTTGCCAAGCATTACCAGCTACCGGTCATCGAAGATGCGGCGGAGTCCCTGGGCAGTACCTATCAAGGCACTCATACCGGAACATTGGGCCTGGCAGGAATTCTGAGTTTTAATGGAAATAAAATTATAACTACGGGGGGCGGCGGTGCCATTTTGACCAATCATCAGGATTTGGCAAACCAGGCAAAACACTTAACAACCACGGCCAAACAACCCCATCGTTGGGAATTTTTCCATGATCACGTTGGCTGGAATTATCGACTACCCAACCTAAATGCCGCCCTGGGTTGCGCTCAACTGATGGAATTGCCTATGTTCCTAGAGAAAAAACGCCAACTGGCCCAAGCCTATCAAGACATTTTTAAGGAGATAGAAGGGATTAATTTTATTCATGCGCCGGAAAATTGTCTCAGCAACTATTGGTTAAATACAATTCAGTTAACTCAGCCGAGTCGAGAAATCCGCGATCGCCTGTTAACCATTGCCAATGATGCTGGATTCCAATGTCGTCCCACCTGGACACTCCTCCATCGGCTCCCCATGTATACCCATTGCCCCCGTGCCCCCTTACCCGTTGCCGAGCAATTGGAGGTGAGTTTGATTAATCTTCCCAGTAGTCCCAAGCTGGTCACGGGTCTGAGGGATTAA
- the neuC gene encoding UDP-N-acetylglucosamine 2-epimerase, whose amino-acid sequence MENLRTICVVTGSRAEYGLLFWLLKEINADPALKLQLIVTGMHLSPEFGLTYQQIEADGFRIDAKVEMLLSSDTPVGITKSIGLGVIGFADALETLKPDILVLLGDRFEILAAAQAAMVARIPIAHLHGGELTEGAFDDSIRHAITKLAHWHFVAAEPYRHRVIQMGEPPDLVFNVGTPGLDHLEHLVWLSRHELETLLDMKLKSPLFLVTYHPVTLADQSPETSLNELLFALDAFPKATVVFTYPNADTAGRGLIQQIDQWVIQNQPRSQAFVSLGQQRYLSLMNQADVILGNSSSGITEAPALKKATVNIGDRQKGRLKATSVITVAEKCPDIITGIHHALSESFQRQLPLVESWYGSGHVSQQIKTILQSVNLSTRKSFYDIIYDL is encoded by the coding sequence ATGGAAAATTTGCGAACGATTTGTGTTGTCACTGGCTCACGGGCGGAGTATGGCTTACTTTTCTGGCTTCTAAAAGAGATTAATGCCGATCCAGCCTTAAAACTGCAACTCATCGTCACTGGGATGCATCTATCTCCAGAGTTTGGTTTGACCTATCAGCAAATTGAAGCAGATGGTTTTAGGATTGATGCCAAGGTAGAGATGCTCCTGTCGTCCGATACGCCCGTCGGCATAACCAAATCCATTGGCTTAGGTGTGATTGGCTTTGCTGATGCTCTAGAAACCCTAAAACCGGATATTTTAGTTTTACTGGGCGATCGCTTTGAAATTTTAGCGGCGGCTCAAGCAGCCATGGTTGCTCGAATTCCCATTGCCCATCTCCACGGTGGTGAACTCACCGAAGGAGCCTTTGACGACAGTATTCGCCATGCCATTACGAAACTTGCCCACTGGCATTTTGTCGCCGCTGAACCCTATCGTCATCGGGTGATTCAAATGGGAGAGCCTCCCGATCTCGTGTTTAATGTGGGCACTCCCGGCCTAGATCATCTGGAGCATTTAGTCTGGCTGAGTCGCCATGAGTTAGAAACCCTACTTGATATGAAACTCAAGTCTCCCCTCTTTCTCGTCACCTATCATCCCGTCACCTTGGCGGATCAATCCCCAGAAACAAGTCTAAATGAACTCCTATTCGCCCTGGATGCCTTTCCTAAGGCAACGGTTGTTTTTACCTATCCCAATGCCGACACAGCAGGACGGGGACTCATTCAACAAATTGATCAGTGGGTCATCCAAAATCAACCGCGATCGCAGGCGTTTGTTTCCTTAGGTCAGCAACGGTATTTAAGTTTAATGAACCAAGCCGATGTGATTTTAGGTAACTCCTCTAGCGGTATCACCGAGGCTCCAGCCCTCAAAAAAGCCACTGTTAACATTGGCGATCGCCAGAAAGGTCGTCTCAAAGCAACCTCCGTCATTACCGTTGCCGAGAAATGCCCAGATATTATCACCGGGATCCACCATGCTCTTTCAGAATCATTTCAACGTCAGCTACCTTTAGTAGAATCATGGTATGGGTCTGGCCATGTTAGTCAGCAAATCAAAACCATTCTTCAATCTGTAAATCTTTCTACTCGAAAATCATTTTATGACATTATTTATGATTTATAA
- a CDS encoding Uma2 family endonuclease, with the protein MIASPQPTLSPTDYLQLESQSQTKHEYINGDTYAMAGASDAHITIAGNLFALLRSHLRGRGCRVYIADMKVRVEACNCFYYPDVMVTCHPQDQETPHYKGFPSLIVEVLSDSTEAFDRGDKFAHYQTLDSLDEYVLINTRQQRVECFRRNPEGLWVLQFYTPEANDFELRSVNFSDTLWALYEDVLLEPPTQRRIP; encoded by the coding sequence ATGATTGCCTCACCCCAGCCCACCCTCTCCCCCACAGACTATCTCCAGCTAGAGAGCCAAAGCCAGACTAAACACGAATATATTAATGGTGATACCTATGCCATGGCGGGAGCCAGCGATGCCCATATCACGATCGCCGGTAATCTTTTTGCCTTACTCCGCAGCCATCTACGGGGAAGGGGATGTCGAGTGTATATTGCTGACATGAAAGTCCGTGTTGAAGCGTGTAACTGTTTTTATTATCCCGATGTCATGGTGACCTGCCATCCCCAGGATCAAGAAACACCCCATTACAAAGGATTTCCCTCGTTGATTGTAGAGGTTCTCTCAGACTCTACGGAAGCCTTTGATCGTGGCGATAAGTTTGCCCATTATCAGACCTTGGACAGCTTGGACGAATATGTTTTGATCAACACAAGGCAGCAACGTGTGGAGTGTTTTCGTCGCAACCCAGAAGGGCTATGGGTTTTGCAATTCTATACCCCCGAAGCAAATGATTTTGAACTGCGGAGTGTAAATTTTTCCGATACCCTATGGGCATTGTACGAAGATGTTTTGCTGGAGCCACCCACTCAACGGCGGATTCCTTAA
- a CDS encoding Uma2 family endonuclease yields the protein MYAAIPQTLTFAEFLAWDDASGRTFELLDGIPVPLSEPNANHEDLIERLCTYLETYCQDQALPYVSRQSKQVRLKTAPGDREKSRKADIVIFAKDEWQRMKTNSSSAAAYVPPPGVIEVVSNNWKDDYLTKLAEYEDLGVLEYLIIDYAAFGGIRYIGSPKQPTITIYQLENGEYLPGKVFRGEDQIASILFPGIPLTAEQIFAMSR from the coding sequence ATGTATGCAGCCATCCCCCAAACCCTAACCTTTGCAGAATTCCTCGCATGGGATGACGCATCTGGTAGAACCTTTGAGCTATTAGATGGAATCCCCGTGCCCCTATCCGAACCCAATGCCAACCATGAAGACTTGATTGAGCGGCTCTGCACTTATCTAGAAACCTACTGCCAAGATCAAGCCCTTCCCTACGTCTCACGACAATCTAAGCAAGTGCGTCTCAAGACTGCCCCTGGAGATAGGGAAAAAAGTCGCAAAGCAGATATCGTCATTTTTGCAAAAGATGAATGGCAGCGAATGAAGACTAATTCTAGCTCCGCAGCCGCCTACGTGCCACCACCAGGCGTGATTGAAGTGGTGAGCAATAACTGGAAAGATGATTACCTGACCAAACTGGCTGAGTACGAAGACCTGGGCGTTTTGGAATACCTGATTATAGACTACGCCGCCTTTGGCGGAATTCGATATATTGGCTCACCTAAACAACCCACCATTACGATCTATCAACTTGAAAATGGTGAATATTTACCGGGAAAAGTATTTCGAGGAGAAGACCAGATCGCCTCGATTCTGTTTCCGGGCATTCCCCTAACGGCGGAACAAATTTTCGCCATGAGTCGTTAG
- a CDS encoding iron uptake porin, with amino-acid sequence MKQRIFLPGLGLLLAIAPTMAPIAAQGQPFPQILDYPSSSPNQHQERFLGSHYTPSRSASLNSSPSIDQLTSVSQLSDVQPTDWAYQALASLVEKYGCIAGYPDGTFRGNRAATRFELAAALNACLDVISDRFATKDELAILRQLMEEFATELALVQGRVNNLDGRLAHLEANQFATTTQLSGQTIFAVQMGDTTGTVFDPVTGLTSTSGDFNPTVISKVVLNLDTSFTGTDLLQIALEVGNNGFDTIGGAGIGIDGFINAGAVDYIGISNQVFLDRLIYTFQLLETLTIGVGPEFYPSDVVDGNSYANDSFSDFSSSFFINNRLIVVAPVDGPGGGGGFVQWNPGNGPITLRGVYVAAGANAPNALTAPVDNINGGLFGDPYQGTVELEYSNSFGSRDQNSFAVRLQYTNSSTLNIAQNAGGINTELSLGKFGLFGRYGYSGAKLYGSGGTTLGLGPFAVAPFPMPADTTLNFTAQTWMAGLGYRDLFVDGSLLAGAVGQPFINSLGSAPGINDATQTNYELFFRVPLSDHITITPVVMAITNANNNSANSPILQGLIRTSFSF; translated from the coding sequence ATGAAGCAACGAATCTTTTTACCCGGATTAGGGCTATTGTTAGCGATCGCCCCGACAATGGCCCCAATAGCAGCTCAGGGGCAACCCTTTCCTCAGATATTAGACTATCCCTCATCCTCCCCTAATCAACATCAGGAGCGATTTTTAGGATCCCACTACACCCCCTCCCGCTCCGCCTCTTTGAATTCCTCCCCATCCATTGATCAACTCACCTCCGTCAGTCAGTTATCCGATGTCCAACCCACCGACTGGGCCTATCAAGCCCTGGCCTCCCTCGTCGAGAAGTACGGTTGTATTGCTGGCTATCCCGATGGCACATTCCGGGGAAATCGGGCGGCGACTCGTTTTGAACTAGCGGCGGCCTTAAATGCCTGTTTAGATGTGATCAGCGATCGCTTTGCCACCAAGGACGAACTGGCGATCCTGCGGCAACTCATGGAAGAATTTGCAACGGAACTTGCCCTGGTACAGGGCCGGGTCAATAACCTAGATGGCCGCCTTGCCCACCTAGAAGCAAACCAGTTTGCCACCACCACCCAACTCTCAGGACAAACAATCTTTGCGGTGCAAATGGGGGATACCACCGGCACAGTCTTTGATCCGGTGACCGGCCTCACCAGTACCAGCGGTGACTTTAATCCCACGGTGATCAGTAAAGTGGTCTTAAACTTGGATACCAGCTTTACGGGCACAGATCTGTTACAAATCGCCCTAGAGGTGGGCAATAATGGATTTGATACCATTGGCGGCGCAGGTATAGGTATCGATGGCTTTATCAATGCTGGGGCTGTGGATTACATTGGTATTTCCAACCAAGTCTTTTTAGATCGTTTGATCTACACGTTCCAACTCTTAGAAACCCTCACCATTGGTGTTGGGCCCGAGTTTTATCCCAGCGATGTGGTGGACGGCAACAGTTACGCCAATGACTCCTTTAGTGATTTTAGTTCAAGTTTCTTTATTAATAATCGCCTAATTGTGGTTGCCCCCGTAGATGGCCCCGGTGGCGGTGGTGGTTTTGTCCAATGGAATCCCGGCAATGGCCCCATTACCCTACGCGGAGTTTATGTTGCCGCTGGTGCTAATGCGCCGAACGCTCTTACAGCTCCCGTAGATAACATTAATGGTGGTCTTTTTGGCGATCCCTATCAGGGCACGGTGGAATTGGAATACAGCAATAGTTTTGGTTCCCGTGATCAAAATAGCTTTGCGGTGCGGCTCCAATACACCAATTCTTCCACCTTGAATATTGCCCAAAATGCCGGGGGGATTAATACGGAGCTTTCCCTGGGTAAATTTGGCCTCTTTGGCCGCTATGGCTATTCCGGGGCAAAACTCTACGGTTCGGGGGGAACGACCCTGGGACTGGGGCCCTTTGCTGTAGCTCCCTTTCCAATGCCGGCAGACACAACCCTGAACTTTACGGCTCAAACCTGGATGGCCGGTCTGGGGTATCGGGATTTATTCGTGGATGGCTCCCTTTTGGCGGGGGCCGTAGGACAGCCCTTTATTAATAGTCTTGGCTCTGCGCCGGGCATCAATGACGCGACCCAAACGAACTATGAACTATTTTTCCGAGTCCCCTTGAGCGATCATATTACCATTACCCCGGTCGTGATGGCCATTACCAATGCTAATAACAATTCCGCCAACTCCCCTATTTTGCAGGGATTAATTCGTACTAGCTTTTCGTTTTAA
- a CDS encoding esterase/lipase family protein has protein sequence MALPTLPVVILPGYLAAAKEYEQFRDTLMDRGLDVTIVPLRSRSWLPTLGGRPVTPILHILDQTIKQVLGRSPATQINLIGHSAGGWISRIYLGSVSYGDRQWAGHKNVRTLVTLGTPHTSQERWTRRNLDFVNITYPGAFHDSVDYICIAGKAIYGQPKGSLGNWFTYQSYKLTCGEGACWGDGVTPVDSAHLEGAKNLTLPDVLHSPRSRLRNNLTAPWYGSPEIIDQWITPLMS, from the coding sequence ATGGCCCTACCTACCTTACCTGTTGTCATCCTGCCGGGGTATCTGGCGGCGGCGAAAGAGTATGAGCAATTCCGGGATACCCTCATGGATCGAGGACTGGATGTCACCATTGTGCCGTTACGCAGTCGCAGTTGGCTTCCGACCCTGGGAGGACGGCCGGTGACGCCCATTTTGCATATCCTCGACCAGACCATTAAACAGGTGCTAGGGCGATCGCCCGCAACCCAGATCAATCTCATTGGCCATTCGGCGGGGGGCTGGATCTCCCGGATCTATTTGGGGTCTGTCAGCTATGGCGATCGCCAGTGGGCCGGCCATAAAAACGTGCGTACCCTTGTCACCCTGGGAACACCCCACACCAGTCAGGAACGCTGGACGCGCCGGAATCTAGATTTTGTCAATATCACCTATCCCGGAGCCTTCCATGACTCAGTGGATTACATTTGTATTGCCGGAAAAGCGATCTATGGTCAACCCAAGGGTTCCCTGGGGAATTGGTTTACCTATCAAAGCTATAAACTCACCTGTGGGGAAGGGGCCTGTTGGGGAGATGGCGTAACCCCCGTAGATTCGGCCCACTTGGAAGGAGCCAAAAATCTAACCCTGCCGGATGTCCTCCATTCACCGCGTAGCCGTTTACGGAATAACCTGACCGCCCCCTGGTATGGTTCCCCAGAAATTATCGATCAATGGATTACGCCGCTAATGTCTTAA
- a CDS encoding heme oxygenase (biliverdin-producing) has product MSSDLAAKLREGTKKAHTMAENVGFVRCFLKGTVEKSSYRKLVASLYHVYSAIEAEMERLKDHPIVAKIYFPELNRKASLERDLTYYFGSNWREQIEPSPATQTYVQRIHEIANSAPELLIAHSYTRYLGDLSGGQILKGIAERAMNLQEGQGTDFYHFEAIADEKAFKAQYRQTLDELPLDDATIDTIVEEANAAFGMNMKLFQELEGNLVKAIGQLLFNSLTRRKQRGSTELVTAE; this is encoded by the coding sequence ATGAGCAGTGATTTAGCAGCAAAATTGCGTGAAGGCACAAAAAAAGCCCACACAATGGCAGAGAATGTCGGATTTGTCCGGTGTTTCCTCAAGGGAACCGTTGAAAAAAGCTCCTATCGCAAGCTTGTTGCCAGCCTCTACCATGTCTACAGTGCCATTGAAGCAGAAATGGAGCGGCTAAAGGATCATCCCATTGTGGCTAAGATTTATTTTCCTGAACTAAATCGTAAGGCCAGCTTAGAGCGGGATTTAACCTACTATTTTGGTTCTAACTGGCGGGAACAAATTGAGCCATCCCCTGCCACCCAGACCTATGTTCAACGCATCCATGAGATTGCCAATTCCGCCCCTGAGTTACTCATCGCCCATTCCTATACCCGCTATCTCGGCGATCTGTCCGGTGGTCAAATCCTCAAGGGGATTGCCGAGCGGGCTATGAATTTGCAAGAGGGCCAGGGAACAGATTTCTATCATTTTGAGGCGATCGCCGACGAAAAGGCGTTCAAAGCCCAGTATCGTCAAACCCTGGATGAATTGCCCCTAGATGATGCCACTATTGATACCATTGTCGAGGAAGCCAATGCTGCCTTTGGCATGAACATGAAGCTATTCCAAGAACTGGAAGGAAACCTGGTTAAAGCCATTGGTCAGCTACTCTTTAATAGTCTGACTCGCCGGAAGCAACGGGGTAGCACTGAGCTAGTTACCGCTGAATAG
- a CDS encoding response regulator, producing MSILIVEDDLPTAAALVSLLTAENYPIDLVPQGVNISEYLQNKAYKLLVVDCHSSDLDRLHVYQKLRLEEFEGKVLLLISGDRHPDAAIAIADIADDYLMKPFDPQDLVQRVRNLLGQPLLAPASPDLPLKTPSLSTADSPHAGDRWVLHIDDDTQLLQELEEQSIDLDLSWCSASTWPAALAILEQRQPNVVILNPNLAPSPEESVRLLTDLGQQSPAIPSIVFTEQDTWRDRLAAIRLGGRVCLSKPIRADQVLTSVQQLLQRQDKTQANILTVDDDPVTLAVLKRLLEPWGMRVTAVQDPQRFWDVLEETNPDLLVLDVQMPGINGIELCQVVRNDSRWSRLPILFLTASRESALVTQLFAAGADDFVNKPIVGPELITRIVNRLDRTRLLKSLAEIDPLTGVANRRKATEDIDKFIDIAQEYQQSVCVALLDLDHFKQINDRYGHDVGDDVLVTTARILRQSLRSEDVVARWGGEEFLLGMYGVPLTAAHSRLQKCLDKLSQYTFKPGEQAPFQVSFSAGIAQFPHHGQDLTSLYRMADTYLYEAKAAGRRQIISATINPNPTSKEPETEK from the coding sequence ATGTCTATTCTTATTGTTGAAGATGATTTACCCACGGCCGCCGCACTGGTTTCCCTACTAACGGCAGAAAACTATCCCATTGATTTAGTCCCCCAGGGTGTCAACATTAGTGAGTATTTACAGAATAAAGCCTACAAGCTCTTAGTGGTTGATTGTCATTCTTCTGACCTAGATAGATTGCACGTTTACCAAAAGCTCAGACTGGAAGAATTTGAGGGTAAGGTGTTACTACTGATCAGTGGCGATCGCCACCCGGATGCTGCCATTGCGATCGCTGATATTGCCGATGACTATTTAATGAAACCCTTTGATCCCCAGGATTTAGTTCAACGAGTCCGCAACCTGCTGGGCCAGCCCCTCCTTGCCCCTGCTTCCCCAGACCTGCCCCTGAAAACCCCCAGCCTATCCACAGCGGATTCTCCCCATGCGGGCGATCGCTGGGTTCTCCATATTGATGACGACACTCAACTCCTCCAGGAACTAGAAGAACAATCCATTGATCTAGATCTAAGTTGGTGCTCCGCTTCCACCTGGCCGGCGGCCCTTGCGATTCTGGAGCAACGACAACCCAATGTGGTAATTTTGAATCCCAATCTAGCCCCCAGTCCCGAGGAGAGTGTTCGCCTGCTCACTGACCTGGGCCAACAATCCCCCGCCATTCCCAGTATTGTTTTTACAGAGCAAGATACCTGGCGCGATCGCCTAGCAGCCATTCGATTAGGGGGGCGGGTTTGTCTGAGTAAACCCATCCGAGCCGATCAGGTGCTCACAAGTGTTCAGCAACTTCTGCAACGCCAGGATAAAACCCAGGCCAATATCCTCACGGTGGATGATGATCCCGTCACATTGGCAGTCCTAAAACGACTATTAGAACCCTGGGGGATGCGAGTCACCGCCGTTCAGGATCCCCAACGATTTTGGGATGTCCTAGAAGAGACAAACCCTGACCTACTGGTTTTAGATGTACAAATGCCCGGAATTAATGGCATTGAACTGTGCCAAGTGGTGCGGAATGATTCCCGCTGGAGCCGTTTGCCGATTCTTTTTTTAACCGCAAGTCGCGAATCAGCCCTCGTGACCCAGCTATTTGCTGCGGGAGCCGATGATTTTGTAAATAAACCCATTGTCGGCCCCGAACTCATTACCCGAATTGTGAATCGATTGGATCGCACGCGCCTGCTCAAAAGCCTAGCGGAAATTGATCCCCTCACCGGTGTTGCCAATCGTCGCAAAGCCACCGAGGATATTGATAAATTTATTGATATTGCCCAGGAATACCAGCAATCGGTCTGTGTTGCCCTATTGGATTTAGATCATTTTAAGCAAATTAACGATCGCTACGGCCATGATGTCGGAGATGATGTTTTGGTAACAACAGCCCGAATCCTGCGTCAATCCCTTCGCAGTGAAGACGTAGTTGCCCGCTGGGGGGGAGAGGAGTTTCTCTTGGGGATGTATGGAGTACCCCTTACTGCTGCCCACAGCCGCTTGCAAAAATGCCTCGATAAGTTAAGCCAATATACCTTTAAGCCAGGGGAGCAAGCCCCATTCCAGGTTTCCTTTAGTGCGGGTATTGCCCAATTTCCCCACCATGGTCAAGATTTAACCAGTCTGTATCGAATGGCAGACACCTATCTTTATGAAGCAAAGGCCGCTGGTCGTCGCCAAATCATCAGTGCCACGATTAATCCAAATCCAACCTCAAAAGAACCCGAAACTGAGAAATAG
- a CDS encoding FHA domain-containing protein encodes MGTNDCDNHEAWLIIRYQSELVGKFRLAGRTTWTIGRSRDCDIKINDPCISRQQATLEARPRQHLLLFWIVDHHSRNGTLVNGSLITEKLLHDGDIIMMGNTDLAFRYAGVTRTLTDHYAPNHL; translated from the coding sequence ATGGGGACTAACGATTGTGACAATCATGAAGCCTGGCTAATTATCCGTTATCAATCGGAGCTGGTGGGTAAGTTTCGTTTAGCTGGACGGACAACTTGGACAATTGGGCGATCGCGGGATTGTGATATTAAAATTAATGATCCCTGTATTTCCCGACAACAAGCGACCCTGGAAGCCCGCCCTAGGCAACACCTCTTACTTTTTTGGATCGTGGATCACCATAGCCGCAATGGTACTCTTGTTAATGGTTCTCTGATCACGGAAAAACTCTTGCACGATGGCGATATTATCATGATGGGCAATACGGATTTAGCCTTTCGCTATGCTGGCGTGACTCGCACCCTTACCGATCATTACGCCCCCAACCATCTTTAA